A genomic window from Glycine soja cultivar W05 chromosome 10, ASM419377v2, whole genome shotgun sequence includes:
- the LOC114370191 gene encoding protein DMR6-LIKE OXYGENASE 1-like, protein MSPAMVVGSGEKGESDTPGNQYQKGVKQLVENGLHTIPKKYILPPSDRPATNSENSNVAKQNLQLPIIDFSELIGPRRPQVLQSLANACERYGFFQLVNHGISDDVISSMRDVSGRFFDLPFEERAKHMTTDMHAPVRYGTSFSQTKDTVFCWRDFLKLLCHPLPDFLPHWPASPLDFRKVVATYSEETKYLFLMLMEAIQESLGIKVEVKKQEEETEGNDNNILKDLEDGSQMMVVNFYPPCPEPDLTLGMPPHSDYGFLTLLLQDQVEGLQIQFQGQWLTVKPINNAFVVNVGDHLEIYSNGKYKSVLHRVIVNAMKKRTSVASLHSLPFNCTVRPSPKLIDEANPKRYADTNFDTFLAYVSTREPKRKEFLDSRKLSST, encoded by the exons ATGTCTCCAGCAATGGTGGTAGGAAGTGGTGAGAAGGGTGAGAGTGATACACCAGGAAATCAATATCAGAAAGGAGTGAAACAGCTTGTTGAGAATGGCCTTCACACAATACCTAAAAAGTACATACTTCCTCCTTCTGATCGACCAGCTACAAATTCAGAAAATTCAAATGTTGCCAAGCAAAACCTTCAGCTACCCATCATTGATTTTTCTGAATTGATTGGTCCAAGAAGGCCCCAAGTCCTTCAATCTCTAGCCAATGCTTGTGAACGCTACGGATTTTTTCAG CTGGTAAACCATGGCATATCAGATGATGTTATAAGCAGCATGAGGGATGTGAGTGGCAGGTTCTTCGATCTTCCTTTTGAGGAAAGAGCCAAACACATGACAACTGATATGCATGCACCGGTTAGATATGGAACAAGCTTCAGCCAAACCAAAGATACTGTGTTCTGTTGGAGGGACTTCTTGAAACTCCTCTGCCATCCCTTGCCTGATTTCCTCCCTCATTGGCCTGCTTCCCCCTTAGACTTTAG GAAAGTGGTGGCTACCTACTCAGAAGAAACAAAATACTTATTTCTGATGTTGATGGAAGCTATCCAAGAGAGCCTAGGAATCAAAGTAGAAGTCAAGAAGCAAGAAGAGGAGACAGAAGGAAATGACAATAATATTCTGAAGGACTTGGAAGATGGGAGCCAGATGATGGTGGTCAATTTCTACCCACCATGCCCTGAACCAGACCTAACCTTGGGGATGCCCCCTCATTCTGATTATGGATTCCTCACACTCCTCCTCCAAGACCAGGTGGAGGGTTTGCAAATCCAATTCCAAGGTCAATGGCTCACTGTCAAACCTATCAATAACGCTTTCGTTGTCAATGTTGGTGATCACCTAGAG ATATACAGCAACGGGAAATACAAGAGCGTGTTACATAGGGTTATTGTTAATGCAATGAAGAAAAGGACATCTGTGGCTTCGCTGCATAGCCTTCCTTTCAACTGCACCGTAAGACCGTCACCCAAACTCATTGACGAAGCCAACCCCAAACGTTACGCAGACACGAATTTTGATACTTTTCTTGCATACGTTTCCACCAgagagccaaagagaaaggAATTCCTGGACTCTAGGAAATTGTCTTCTACATGA